In Nitrosococcus oceani ATCC 19707, the following proteins share a genomic window:
- a CDS encoding cytochrome P460 family protein, protein MKYRLKLAAMVCVLSPLYAYGGGNPEFVEFPEGYEQSFTRYATMNRANQKQVAKLYANETAISSHKEGQTANSGSVLVMEIYKPKTNAEGKPILGSNGVFEIDSLAAVAVMEKKDNWEENYSQEHRAGNWGFAVYNPDGTPKSNDLACAQCHTPLKDQDYLFTYQKLADYAKEH, encoded by the coding sequence ATGAAATACCGTTTGAAATTAGCTGCCATGGTTTGTGTTTTATCTCCCCTTTACGCCTATGGGGGTGGGAATCCAGAATTCGTCGAATTTCCCGAGGGCTATGAGCAATCCTTTACTCGCTACGCCACTATGAATCGCGCGAACCAGAAACAGGTTGCCAAACTCTATGCCAATGAAACTGCCATTTCTAGCCATAAGGAAGGGCAGACCGCAAACTCGGGCTCCGTCCTTGTCATGGAGATATACAAACCCAAAACAAATGCTGAGGGTAAGCCCATCCTAGGCAGTAACGGTGTCTTTGAAATCGATTCCCTCGCTGCGGTAGCTGTCATGGAGAAGAAAGATAACTGGGAGGAAAATTATTCTCAGGAACACCGGGCAGGTAATTGGGGGTTCGCGGTATATAACCCCGACGGCACTCCTAAGAGTAATGATTTAGCATGCGCCCAATGTCATACGCCTCTGAAAGACCAGGACTATCTATTCACCTACCAGAAATTGGCTGACTACGCGAAGGAGCATTAA
- a CDS encoding cytochrome-c peroxidase produces MFRSHDSYEKAFCYRLLLALSLFSVVASLGAEGGKEPILLEQAKQFFKPLPETMATAEFPTPPERVSLGKRLFFDPRLSADGMISCATCHRPALYGTDALPRSIGVEHRVNPRNAPTVLNAALQDWQHWRGDRANVEEQASKSVLGHGSFGNPNEEAVLAKLRALGYTPAFQSAFPEANEPLTLENFGKAIGAYERTLVSPSPFDNYLKGNTEALGPQAKKGLGIFIKTGCIACHNGVGVGGQALRKFGIKKNYWQATGSEVVDEGRYSITQNQTDKYVFKVPSLRNVAMTPPYFHDGSVTTLPKAIRIMAQVQLGKTLSQQQIKAIMVFLNSLTGELPADFQQAPLLPPKAFNALP; encoded by the coding sequence ATGTTCCGTTCTCATGATTCATACGAAAAGGCTTTCTGCTACCGCCTGTTACTTGCCTTAAGTCTCTTTTCCGTAGTGGCTTCCCTGGGGGCTGAAGGAGGCAAGGAACCAATTTTATTGGAACAGGCAAAGCAGTTTTTTAAACCACTGCCAGAGACCATGGCGACGGCAGAATTCCCGACTCCTCCTGAGCGAGTAAGTTTGGGTAAACGGTTATTTTTCGACCCCCGCCTTTCTGCCGATGGGATGATAAGTTGCGCCACTTGCCATCGGCCAGCCCTCTATGGCACCGATGCCCTGCCCCGCAGTATCGGAGTGGAACATCGCGTTAACCCCCGAAACGCCCCGACGGTCCTGAATGCCGCTTTACAGGACTGGCAACATTGGCGCGGCGATCGGGCTAATGTAGAGGAGCAGGCATCCAAATCGGTCCTGGGGCACGGAAGCTTTGGTAATCCTAATGAAGAAGCCGTGCTTGCCAAACTGCGCGCCTTGGGGTATACCCCAGCATTTCAAAGCGCTTTTCCAGAGGCAAACGAGCCACTGACCCTGGAGAATTTTGGCAAGGCTATTGGCGCCTATGAACGGACCTTAGTGAGTCCTTCCCCCTTCGATAACTATCTGAAAGGAAATACTGAAGCACTTGGCCCTCAGGCTAAGAAAGGGCTTGGTATCTTTATCAAAACGGGCTGCATTGCTTGCCATAATGGCGTAGGGGTAGGTGGTCAGGCACTGCGTAAGTTCGGCATTAAAAAAAATTACTGGCAGGCAACGGGTAGCGAGGTAGTGGATGAAGGCCGCTACAGCATCACCCAAAATCAAACCGATAAGTATGTCTTCAAAGTGCCCAGCTTGCGGAACGTAGCCATGACTCCGCCTTATTTCCACGATGGTTCCGTGACCACCTTACCGAAAGCGATCCGGATAATGGCCCAGGTGCAACTCGGCAAGACTCTGAGCCAGCAGCAAATTAAAGCTATCATGGTTTTTCTGAATAGCCTTACCGGAGAGTTACCAGCGGACTTTCAGCAAGCACCTTTATTACCCCCCAAAGCTTTCAACGCTCTTCCCTAA
- the glpK gene encoding glycerol kinase GlpK, with the protein MTANYILSIDAGTTGITGLIFNREGRIQGRAYSEFTQHYPQPGWVEHDPNEIWSITQKVIASALQEAHLEAHNLAAIGITNQRETVVMWDRSTGEPVAKAIVWQDRRTAPLCKELKAKGLEQIFRHKTGLVIDPYFSGTKVKWLLDRVEGLRQRAETGEIAFGTIDSWLVWKLTGGKIHITDYSNASRTLLYNIHDLQWDEEILRILHIPPSLLPEVKPSAHIYGETTPQAFLSTGGIPIAGIAGDQQAALFGQACHKKGLAKNTYGTGSFVLMNAGKESILSQEKLLTSIAWGIGEEPVEYALEGAIFITGAGIQWLRDGLGIIDDAAETEALARSLKSNEEVYFVPALVGLGAPHWDPYARGTLLGITRGTTKAHLVRAMLESMGYQTRDVVEAMERDSGISLKVLRCDGGASVNSFLMQFQADILGVPVEVPKITETTALGAAYLAGLATGFWRSPKELAAQWQLAHRYEPTMPESERTRLYQQWQRAVERAKGWSQE; encoded by the coding sequence ATGACGGCAAATTACATATTGTCTATTGATGCCGGCACTACCGGCATTACTGGTTTGATTTTTAATCGGGAAGGTCGTATTCAAGGCCGAGCCTATTCAGAATTTACCCAGCATTATCCTCAGCCAGGATGGGTAGAACACGACCCCAATGAAATCTGGTCCATCACCCAAAAGGTAATCGCCAGCGCCTTGCAGGAAGCTCATCTGGAAGCCCACAATCTGGCGGCAATCGGTATTACAAACCAACGAGAAACGGTAGTGATGTGGGACCGAAGCACGGGAGAGCCCGTAGCAAAAGCTATCGTCTGGCAGGATAGGCGTACCGCGCCGCTCTGTAAAGAACTCAAAGCGAAGGGTTTAGAACAAATTTTCCGGCATAAAACCGGGCTTGTCATCGATCCCTATTTCTCCGGCACCAAAGTCAAATGGCTCCTCGACCGGGTAGAGGGACTCAGACAACGGGCAGAAACCGGTGAGATCGCCTTTGGCACCATCGATTCCTGGCTTGTCTGGAAACTCACCGGGGGCAAAATCCATATTACCGATTACTCCAATGCCAGCCGGACGCTGCTCTATAACATCCACGACCTGCAATGGGATGAGGAAATCTTGCGCATACTCCATATTCCTCCCTCTCTATTGCCTGAAGTCAAACCCTCTGCCCATATCTATGGAGAAACCACGCCCCAAGCCTTTCTCAGCACCGGCGGTATTCCTATTGCCGGAATCGCGGGAGATCAACAAGCTGCCCTTTTCGGCCAGGCTTGCCACAAAAAAGGGCTGGCCAAAAACACCTATGGAACGGGTTCCTTCGTCCTGATGAATGCAGGGAAGGAGTCTATCTTAAGTCAGGAAAAGCTTCTGACCAGCATCGCTTGGGGGATCGGCGAGGAGCCTGTGGAATATGCCTTGGAAGGCGCTATTTTTATCACGGGAGCAGGCATTCAATGGTTGCGGGATGGCCTGGGAATCATCGATGATGCCGCGGAAACAGAAGCCCTGGCCCGCTCCCTGAAATCCAACGAGGAAGTCTATTTTGTACCGGCCCTCGTTGGCCTGGGCGCGCCCCACTGGGATCCCTATGCCCGTGGCACCCTGCTGGGAATTACCCGCGGCACGACTAAAGCCCATCTGGTACGGGCGATGCTAGAAAGCATGGGCTACCAAACCCGGGACGTGGTCGAGGCCATGGAACGGGATTCGGGAATTTCATTAAAAGTACTACGCTGTGACGGGGGCGCCTCAGTCAATTCCTTTTTGATGCAATTTCAAGCGGATATCCTCGGTGTGCCAGTAGAGGTGCCGAAGATCACCGAAACTACTGCCTTGGGCGCGGCGTACTTGGCGGGACTGGCTACTGGCTTTTGGCGCAGCCCCAAGGAGTTGGCCGCCCAATGGCAGCTAGCCCACCGCTATGAGCCCACTATGCCTGAGTCCGAGCGTACCCGCTTATATCAGCAATGGCAAAGGGCCGTGGAACGGGCTAAAGGCTGGAGCCAGGAATAA
- a CDS encoding glycerol-3-phosphate dehydrogenase/oxidase encodes MKLRERHLEKLSQATYDALIIGGGINGATSAAALAGRGAKVALIDKGDFAGFTSQHSSNLIWGGIKYLETYDFRLVWELCQSRNKLMKYYPSTVKEIRFLATIPEHFRYPRLLPWLGAWLYWFMGKGFTQPPRLLSQQDIKKEESIIDGERSQGGFEYSDAYLYDNDARFVFNFIRSALNCGGIAANYVESLGAKSDANKIWRTQARDQISGKEFEIKSKVLINATGPFVDQHNHLTGQKTPHQHVFSKGVHLIVDQLTPHHRVLAFFASDGRLFFAIPMGARTCIGTTDTHVEAPTTTVATEDRQFILDNINRLLALKKPLQVEDIIAERCGVRPLVVATGASGKKDWLELSRKHEIDANRDTAHLSIFGGKLTDCLNVGEEVCGLIQTLGISLPHPQHACFGEPPEAVKKAFLQQAEAIGLDNYTSLETAEKLTCRLWRRYGSEAIRLLANIQADPKQAEVLIKGAEYLRCELQLAARNEMIVKLDDFLRRRSKIALMVRRQNLKRSAGLKEACKILFGKQAEEKLAEYFQEN; translated from the coding sequence ATGAAACTACGAGAACGCCATCTGGAAAAACTGTCCCAGGCCACTTACGATGCCTTGATTATCGGTGGCGGGATTAATGGCGCAACCTCCGCCGCTGCCCTCGCCGGTAGAGGGGCTAAAGTCGCCTTAATTGACAAGGGGGATTTTGCGGGCTTTACCAGCCAGCACTCTTCTAATCTCATTTGGGGTGGAATTAAATATTTAGAAACTTACGATTTCCGATTGGTATGGGAACTGTGCCAGTCTCGAAATAAGTTAATGAAGTATTATCCTTCTACTGTTAAAGAGATTCGTTTCCTTGCCACGATTCCTGAACACTTTAGATATCCCCGTTTACTCCCGTGGCTAGGAGCCTGGCTCTATTGGTTCATGGGCAAGGGATTTACCCAACCACCCCGCCTCCTATCGCAACAGGATATCAAAAAAGAAGAAAGCATTATCGATGGGGAAAGGAGCCAGGGTGGATTTGAATATTCCGATGCTTATTTATATGACAACGATGCTCGCTTCGTCTTCAATTTTATCCGCTCCGCTTTAAACTGTGGCGGTATCGCGGCCAATTATGTGGAATCCCTCGGCGCTAAAAGCGATGCTAATAAGATATGGAGAACCCAGGCCAGGGATCAAATTAGCGGTAAAGAATTCGAAATCAAATCTAAGGTTTTGATCAATGCCACCGGTCCCTTTGTGGATCAACATAATCATCTGACTGGCCAAAAAACCCCTCACCAGCATGTCTTTTCCAAGGGAGTACACCTAATCGTCGATCAACTCACGCCTCACCATCGAGTGCTGGCCTTTTTTGCCAGTGACGGGCGTTTATTTTTTGCCATTCCCATGGGAGCAAGAACATGTATCGGAACCACCGACACCCACGTAGAAGCGCCTACGACTACCGTCGCAACCGAAGACCGTCAATTTATTCTGGATAATATCAATAGGCTACTCGCCCTTAAAAAGCCCTTGCAAGTAGAAGATATCATCGCCGAGCGTTGTGGAGTCAGACCCCTCGTAGTTGCAACAGGCGCTTCTGGGAAAAAGGATTGGCTGGAGCTTTCCCGAAAACATGAAATTGACGCCAATAGAGACACCGCCCATCTCAGCATATTTGGGGGAAAACTAACGGATTGCCTCAATGTGGGGGAGGAGGTTTGCGGGTTAATACAAACCCTAGGAATATCTCTCCCTCATCCTCAACACGCTTGTTTTGGCGAGCCACCAGAGGCAGTAAAAAAAGCATTTCTGCAGCAGGCCGAAGCCATCGGCTTAGATAACTATACTTCACTAGAGACGGCAGAAAAATTGACCTGCCGCCTGTGGCGCAGGTATGGATCGGAAGCTATCCGCTTGTTAGCAAATATCCAAGCCGATCCTAAGCAGGCCGAGGTGCTCATTAAGGGAGCGGAATATCTCCGCTGTGAACTGCAGCTAGCAGCGCGAAATGAAATGATTGTCAAACTAGACGATTTTCTGCGTCGGCGCTCCAAAATTGCATTGATGGTGCGGCGGCAAAATCTTAAAAGATCAGCAGGGCTGAAGGAAGCCTGTAAAATTCTATTTGGCAAACAAGCCGAGGAAAAATTGGCTGAATATTTTCAGGAGAATTGA
- a CDS encoding membrane protein, protein MRRLYFLIPDVKSAEEIVKELLLARVEARHIYIVAKEGTPMGDLPEAGLAQRSDFIPSLERGVAVGGATGALAGIAAVTFPPAGVVLGGGAILATALAGAGIGGWASSMIGVGGTNSQIEQFEEAIKGGELLMMVDVPKDRVDEIDELVKKHHPEAEISGTEPTIPAFP, encoded by the coding sequence ATGAGAAGACTTTATTTTCTAATACCAGATGTGAAAAGTGCCGAAGAAATCGTTAAAGAGCTGTTATTGGCTCGGGTGGAAGCGCGGCATATCTATATTGTGGCTAAGGAAGGAACGCCCATGGGGGATCTGCCAGAGGCGGGATTGGCACAAAGAAGCGATTTTATTCCATCCCTTGAACGGGGGGTTGCGGTAGGAGGCGCTACCGGCGCCTTGGCGGGAATAGCGGCGGTTACTTTTCCGCCAGCAGGCGTGGTACTGGGGGGAGGTGCTATCTTGGCTACCGCCCTTGCGGGTGCGGGTATTGGGGGTTGGGCTTCGTCCATGATTGGCGTGGGTGGGACCAATTCGCAGATTGAGCAGTTTGAAGAAGCCATCAAAGGGGGAGAGCTTCTGATGATGGTGGATGTTCCTAAAGACCGAGTCGATGAGATTGATGAGTTGGTGAAAAAGCACCATCCCGAAGCAGAAATTAGCGGAACCGAGCCTACCATTCCTGCGTTTCCCTGA
- a CDS encoding ammonium transporter: MRRLYFLIPDVKSAEEIVKELLLARVEARHIYIVAKEGTPMGDLPEAGLAQRSDFIPSLERGVAVGGATGALAGIAAVTFPPAGVVLGGGAILATALAGAGIGGWASSMIGVGGTNSQIEQFEEAIKGGELLMMVDVPKDRVDEIDELVKKHHPEAEISGTEPTIPPFP; this comes from the coding sequence GTGAGAAGACTTTATTTTCTAATACCAGATGTGAAAAGTGCCGAAGAAATCGTTAAAGAGCTGTTATTGGCTCGGGTGGAAGCGCGGCATATCTATATTGTGGCTAAGGAAGGAACGCCCATGGGGGATCTGCCAGAGGCGGGATTGGCACAAAGAAGCGATTTTATTCCATCCCTTGAACGGGGGGTTGCGGTAGGAGGCGCTACCGGCGCCTTGGCGGGAATAGCGGCGGTTACTTTTCCGCCAGCAGGCGTGGTACTGGGGGGAGGTGCTATCTTGGCTACCGCCCTTGCGGGTGCGGGTATTGGGGGTTGGGCTTCGTCCATGATTGGCGTGGGTGGGACCAATTCGCAGATTGAGCAGTTTGAAGAAGCCATCAAAGGGGGAGAGCTTCTGATGATGGTGGATGTTCCTAAAGACCGAGTCGATGAGATTGATGAGTTGGTGAAAAAGCACCATCCCGAAGCAGAAATTAGCGGAACCGAGCCTACCATTCCGCCATTCCCCTAG
- the metA gene encoding homoserine O-succinyltransferase MetA: protein MPLVANSDLPAFERLREEGETVIPRDVALHQDIREMHIGLLNMMPDAALAATERQFFRLIGESNQIAQFYIHPFTLKEIQRSLEANHYVERYYQTFEQIQAEGLDALIITGANVTQPQLSLEPFWKPLIKVISWAYENVTSTLCSCLATHAVLDFRYGQKRRRLSSKRWGVYSHRVVNRSHPLVRGVNTRFDVPHSRFNEISRDQFEAAGLHVLAESEKGGAHLAVSEDLFRIVFCQGHPEYDSISLLKEYKREILRFASGQRDNYPPFPENYFSPKIQAILEEYQEQIIIARDKDLPLPQLPEPLIVDYLDNTWHDTAEAIINNWMGNVYQITHSDRKRPFMEDIAPDDPLGLRRPT from the coding sequence ATGCCTTTGGTTGCTAATTCTGATTTACCTGCTTTTGAACGGCTCAGGGAAGAGGGTGAAACCGTCATCCCAAGGGATGTGGCGCTCCACCAGGATATTCGCGAGATGCATATTGGCCTGCTTAATATGATGCCTGATGCTGCCCTGGCCGCAACCGAACGTCAGTTCTTTCGCCTCATTGGGGAGAGCAACCAAATTGCTCAATTTTACATCCACCCCTTTACTCTGAAGGAGATCCAGCGGAGCCTGGAAGCCAACCACTATGTAGAACGCTACTACCAAACCTTTGAACAGATTCAGGCAGAAGGGCTCGACGCCCTGATCATTACGGGTGCCAACGTCACGCAACCCCAGCTCTCCCTAGAGCCTTTCTGGAAACCGCTCATTAAAGTCATTAGCTGGGCCTACGAGAACGTGACCTCTACCCTCTGTTCCTGTCTCGCTACCCATGCTGTTCTTGATTTCCGCTACGGCCAAAAACGACGGCGATTATCCTCCAAACGGTGGGGAGTATATTCCCATCGGGTAGTCAACCGTTCCCATCCCCTGGTACGGGGAGTGAATACCCGCTTTGATGTTCCCCACTCCCGTTTCAACGAAATCAGCCGCGACCAGTTTGAAGCAGCAGGGCTTCATGTCCTAGCGGAAAGTGAAAAGGGCGGAGCCCACTTAGCCGTAAGCGAGGATCTGTTTCGAATCGTGTTCTGCCAAGGACACCCGGAATATGACAGTATCAGCCTGCTAAAAGAATACAAGCGGGAAATCCTACGCTTTGCCTCTGGACAACGGGATAACTACCCCCCCTTTCCAGAGAATTACTTTTCCCCGAAAATCCAGGCTATATTAGAAGAGTACCAAGAACAGATAATCATAGCTCGGGACAAGGATCTCCCTCTCCCCCAATTGCCAGAACCTCTGATTGTGGATTATCTGGACAATACCTGGCATGACACCGCTGAAGCTATCATTAACAACTGGATGGGCAACGTCTATCAAATTACCCATAGTGACCGCAAGCGGCCCTTTATGGAAGATATCGCTCCAGACGATCCATTAGGATTGCGGCGGCCCACTTAA
- a CDS encoding MBL fold metallo-hydrolase, which yields MKENIISFPSGITAIDTGFVRPEMDASHLVLRQGRAAFIDTGPTPSVSRLMDALVTLKITPQQIDYILLTHIHLDHAGGAGELVRRLPHAQVVVHPRGASHLIDPEKLVAGTKAVYGDKIFRRLYGEVVPIPADRIITIEDEAWLELGGSRLKFIHTPGHALHHYCIIDRDSRGIFAGDTFGISYRDFDTLAGEFIFPATTPVHFDPDAAHASIERLMGYEPEGIYLTHYSRVTDLKRLAKDLHRDLDAFVALAKDCEGEEDRLGAIKRRLRAYLWTRLDAHGFPQDDRRRDTLLGMDISLNAQGLVVWLNRRGSQ from the coding sequence GTGAAGGAGAATATTATTTCCTTTCCTAGCGGTATTACCGCCATTGATACGGGTTTTGTGCGTCCTGAAATGGATGCTAGCCACCTCGTTCTTCGCCAGGGACGGGCTGCTTTTATAGATACCGGACCCACGCCTTCCGTATCCCGGCTCATGGACGCACTGGTAACACTGAAAATTACCCCCCAACAGATAGATTACATATTACTTACTCATATCCACTTGGATCACGCTGGCGGCGCGGGCGAGTTAGTGCGGCGGCTTCCCCACGCACAAGTGGTGGTGCATCCACGAGGGGCATCCCATCTTATCGATCCCGAGAAGCTCGTTGCGGGAACGAAAGCCGTATATGGGGACAAAATATTCAGGCGTTTGTATGGAGAGGTAGTTCCTATACCGGCAGACCGTATTATTACCATAGAGGATGAGGCGTGGCTGGAGCTGGGTGGAAGTCGTTTGAAGTTTATTCATACCCCGGGGCATGCCTTGCACCATTATTGTATTATTGACCGGGACAGCCGGGGCATATTTGCTGGCGATACCTTTGGTATTTCCTACCGGGATTTTGATACCCTGGCGGGGGAATTTATTTTTCCCGCCACCACGCCCGTTCATTTTGACCCGGACGCAGCCCATGCCTCTATCGAACGTCTCATGGGATATGAGCCAGAAGGGATTTACTTGACTCATTACAGCCGGGTTACCGATCTTAAGAGGCTTGCTAAAGATTTACATCGGGATCTCGATGCTTTTGTTGCTTTGGCGAAGGATTGTGAAGGAGAGGAAGATCGGTTAGGGGCCATTAAGCGGAGGCTGCGCGCTTACCTATGGACTCGCTTGGATGCCCACGGCTTCCCCCAGGATGACCGCCGGCGCGACACTCTACTGGGAATGGATATCAGCTTGAACGCCCAGGGATTGGTCGTTTGGCTGAATCGGCGAGGAAGCCAATAA
- a CDS encoding tetratricopeptide repeat protein codes for MDKNPRTHYRNETGVWSFLGAILFLGFLQVAQADVDAGREAYKSQDYELALKEFMPLAEQGDENAQFYMGLMYANGYGLPKDPEEADKWFEKFSEHLDVSAKFNLGIMYYQGKSVPKNVEKAIAWFKKAAAEGDAEAQFNLGFIYDNGYGVPQDREEALKWYRDAANQGIVEAQNNLGVMYSEGQGIAKDYVQAYFWFNVAAKQGDKNAEKIRDTLAKDMNTSQMAEAIKLTHEWQLASGH; via the coding sequence ATGGATAAAAACCCTAGAACTCATTATCGAAATGAAACTGGCGTATGGTCATTCCTGGGAGCGATATTGTTTTTGGGCTTCTTACAAGTCGCCCAAGCGGATGTTGATGCTGGAAGGGAAGCCTATAAGAGCCAAGATTATGAGCTCGCGCTTAAGGAATTTATGCCCCTTGCTGAACAAGGCGATGAAAATGCGCAGTTTTATATGGGTTTGATGTACGCCAATGGATATGGTTTGCCCAAGGACCCGGAAGAGGCTGACAAATGGTTTGAGAAGTTTAGTGAGCATCTTGATGTGAGTGCCAAATTCAATCTGGGCATCATGTACTATCAAGGCAAATCGGTACCAAAAAACGTTGAAAAAGCTATTGCTTGGTTTAAAAAGGCGGCGGCAGAGGGAGATGCCGAAGCCCAGTTTAATTTGGGTTTTATCTATGATAACGGGTATGGCGTTCCCCAGGACAGAGAAGAGGCGCTCAAATGGTACCGGGATGCAGCTAATCAGGGAATTGTGGAGGCGCAGAATAATCTGGGCGTGATGTATAGCGAAGGTCAGGGAATAGCAAAGGATTATGTACAAGCCTATTTCTGGTTCAATGTAGCAGCGAAACAAGGAGATAAAAATGCAGAGAAGATCAGAGATACCCTTGCTAAGGATATGAATACCTCGCAAATGGCAGAGGCTATAAAGCTTACCCACGAATGGCAATTGGCCTCAGGGCACTAA
- a CDS encoding tRNA(Met) cytidine acetyltransferase TmcA, which produces MYRVYFSFQILDNFRKITAALVTAAKASYQRRALVLSGDQNWCLQAAQASLEGASLERVPWISASAPEKVWKLEAAKAHQFLGQEVDALVFNAHSGFDLDAFGIITGAIRGGGLLLLLTPPLESWPSFPDPEHARIVTFPYRITDVTGRFIERLVRLIRGAEGMVFIEQEKGFPRVQQVTSANIRISDSPLADKEEDGECRTADQRRAVEAIVKVVTGQRRRPVVLTSDRGRGKSAALGIGAARLLQRGLKRIIVTGPRLDTVVPLFRHAQRLLPQASVSRTVLTLHGARLEFAAPDALIRTLQPADLLLVDEAAALPTPLLEQLLQRYPRIAFATTIHGYEGTGRGFALRFHKVLDERTRGWKALRLETPIRWRSGDPLEHFAFQALLLNAKAAPASAVALARPENTLVEQLDREVLVKDEATLSELFGLLVLAHYQTRPYDLRHLLDGPNLLVYVMRYRGHVVATALLALEGGFDEETARGIWEGCIRPHGHLLPESLAAHLGLAQAPRLRCARIMRIAVHPTVQNQGLGSQLVGILIKALSAENLDYLGSSFGATEELLRFWERLDFLPVRLSVKRGATSGAHSALVLYPLSNSGQALVKVARHRFQAHLPHQLSDPLRELEPPLAACFLRCGGQASPLSLDRQDWCDVLAFAFGRRMYEVCIAPIWKLACGALPVPESEALLREMERNALIVKVLQKRSWREAAAVLELSGRVQVIEALRQALRPLVLHFGSEAVRREAERLREH; this is translated from the coding sequence TTGTACAGAGTCTATTTCTCTTTTCAAATCTTGGATAATTTCAGAAAAATAACGGCCGCTTTGGTAACTGCGGCTAAGGCGAGTTACCAGCGGCGGGCTTTGGTGCTTTCAGGGGATCAAAATTGGTGTCTGCAAGCCGCCCAAGCAAGCCTGGAAGGTGCTTCATTGGAGCGGGTTCCATGGATTTCTGCTTCTGCCCCTGAAAAGGTATGGAAATTGGAGGCAGCTAAGGCGCATCAATTTCTGGGGCAAGAAGTGGATGCCCTGGTGTTTAATGCCCACAGTGGTTTTGATTTAGATGCCTTCGGAATTATTACTGGCGCTATCCGGGGCGGCGGGCTCCTGCTGTTGCTTACCCCGCCCCTAGAGTCGTGGCCAAGCTTCCCTGATCCTGAGCATGCCCGTATTGTGACGTTTCCCTATCGAATTACCGATGTTACCGGTCGTTTTATTGAACGCTTGGTACGGCTCATCCGTGGAGCAGAAGGGATGGTATTCATAGAGCAAGAAAAAGGGTTCCCTAGAGTCCAGCAAGTCACTTCAGCTAATATCAGAATCAGCGATAGCCCTCTTGCTGATAAAGAAGAGGATGGGGAATGCCGTACAGCGGATCAGCGCCGAGCAGTGGAGGCTATTGTAAAAGTTGTGACGGGACAACGGCGGCGGCCCGTGGTGCTAACCTCGGATCGTGGTCGAGGCAAGTCGGCGGCCTTGGGAATCGGAGCAGCGCGGTTATTGCAGCGGGGACTCAAGCGCATCATCGTGACGGGACCGCGGTTGGATACGGTAGTGCCCCTGTTCCGGCATGCCCAACGTCTATTGCCCCAAGCCAGCGTTTCCAGAACGGTGCTTACTCTCCATGGGGCACGCCTGGAATTTGCCGCCCCCGATGCACTTATTCGTACTCTCCAGCCCGCGGACCTACTGCTTGTGGATGAGGCGGCCGCTCTTCCTACCCCTTTGCTGGAACAGCTGCTCCAGCGTTACCCACGTATTGCGTTTGCCACCACCATTCATGGTTATGAAGGGACCGGGCGGGGGTTTGCCCTTCGCTTTCACAAGGTGTTGGATGAACGGACCCGGGGATGGAAGGCACTGCGGTTAGAGACGCCCATCCGTTGGAGAAGCGGCGATCCCTTGGAGCATTTCGCCTTTCAAGCGCTGCTGCTAAATGCCAAGGCTGCACCCGCTTCGGCGGTTGCGCTAGCGCGTCCTGAAAACACTTTGGTGGAACAGCTGGACCGGGAAGTTCTGGTAAAGGATGAGGCTACCCTTTCCGAACTCTTCGGTTTACTGGTGCTGGCCCATTATCAGACCCGGCCTTACGACCTTCGCCATTTGCTTGATGGCCCTAATTTGCTGGTGTATGTAATGCGCTATCGGGGACATGTAGTAGCTACGGCCTTGCTGGCTTTGGAGGGAGGATTTGATGAGGAGACAGCGAGAGGAATATGGGAAGGGTGTATCCGCCCCCATGGGCATTTACTTCCGGAATCCTTGGCGGCCCATTTGGGATTGGCACAGGCGCCCAGGCTGCGGTGCGCCCGGATAATGCGTATTGCCGTCCATCCCACTGTGCAAAACCAGGGCCTTGGGAGCCAATTGGTGGGGATACTGATCAAGGCATTAAGCGCGGAAAATCTCGATTATTTAGGAAGTAGTTTTGGCGCTACCGAGGAGCTGCTGCGTTTTTGGGAACGGCTAGATTTTCTGCCGGTGCGCCTCAGTGTGAAACGGGGTGCCACGAGTGGTGCCCACTCCGCTCTTGTTCTTTATCCACTGTCAAATTCGGGTCAGGCGCTAGTGAAAGTAGCCCGTCATCGCTTCCAGGCACATCTACCTCACCAGCTATCAGATCCGCTCCGGGAGCTAGAGCCCCCTCTTGCAGCTTGCTTTCTGCGCTGCGGGGGTCAGGCCAGCCCACTGTCCTTGGATCGCCAGGACTGGTGTGATGTGCTGGCTTTTGCCTTTGGCAGGCGTATGTACGAGGTGTGTATTGCGCCTATTTGGAAGCTGGCTTGCGGGGCGCTCCCGGTGCCTGAGAGCGAAGCACTTTTGAGGGAAATGGAGAGGAATGCGTTAATCGTCAAGGTATTGCAGAAAAGGAGTTGGCGAGAGGCCGCCGCGGTCCTAGAACTTTCAGGCCGGGTCCAGGTGATTGAAGCCCTGCGCCAGGCCCTGCGCCCCCTGGTTTTGCACTTTGGCAGTGAGGCTGTGCGCCGTGAGGCTGAACGGTTAAGGGAGCATTAG